The following coding sequences lie in one Pirellulales bacterium genomic window:
- a CDS encoding aminodeoxychorismate/anthranilate synthase component II, translated as MILLIDNYDSFTYNLVQRLGEIDPTLDLEVHRNNQISLDEIARRRPTHIIVSPGPCTPREAGISCDVVQRFYREVPLLGVCLGHQSIGHAFGAEIVRAQRLMHGKTDLIYHDAQGLFAGLESPIEATRYHSLVIQPGTLSDEFEICAWANSPGGDTEIMGIRHRKYPLFGLQFHPESFLTERGVDLLSRFLELPAPRQSVAS; from the coding sequence ATGATCCTGCTCATCGATAACTACGATTCCTTCACCTACAACCTGGTGCAACGTCTCGGCGAAATCGATCCCACGCTCGATCTGGAGGTCCATCGAAATAACCAAATCTCGCTCGACGAGATCGCTCGCCGCCGACCCACGCACATTATTGTTTCGCCCGGTCCCTGCACGCCGCGCGAGGCGGGCATCTCCTGCGATGTGGTCCAGCGCTTTTATCGTGAGGTGCCGCTGCTCGGCGTCTGTCTTGGTCATCAATCGATCGGCCATGCCTTTGGCGCCGAGATCGTTCGCGCCCAGCGATTGATGCACGGCAAGACCGATCTGATCTATCACGATGCGCAAGGCTTGTTCGCCGGACTCGAAAGCCCCATCGAGGCCACCCGCTACCACAGCCTGGTCATCCAGCCCGGCACACTCTCCGACGAGTTTGAAATCTGCGCCTGGGCCAATTCCCCAGGGGGCGACACCGAGATCATGGGCATTCGGCATCGCAAGTATCCGCTGTTCGGCTTGCAGTTTCATCCCGAGAGCTTTCTCACCGAGCGCGGAGTCGATCTGCTCTCCCGCTTCTTGGAACTGCCGGCGCCGCGCCAAAGCGTGGCAAGCTGA